From Rutidosis leptorrhynchoides isolate AG116_Rl617_1_P2 chromosome 3, CSIRO_AGI_Rlap_v1, whole genome shotgun sequence, a single genomic window includes:
- the LOC139898836 gene encoding sulfate transporter 1.2-like, which produces MAHERKDLETNDDNTRTLASSESQRQNVPYVYKVGIPPKQDLLKEFKNTVKETLFSDDPLRPFKHQPKSKQVMLGLQAIFPILEWGRSYNLVKFRGDLISGLTIASLCIPQDIGYSKLALLPPQYGLYSSFVPPLIYAFMGSSRDIAIGPVAVVSLLLGTLLQNEFDSVTEADEYRRLAFTATFFAGITQATLGILRLGFLIDFLSHAAVVGFMGGAAITIALQQLKGFLGIKHFTKKTDVISVMKSVFGSIDHGWNWQTIVIGSSFLAFLLSTKYLARKNKKLFWVSAIAPLISVIFSTFFVYISHADKEGVAIVKHIEKGINPPSVNEIYFSGQNLLKGFRIGIVAGMIALTEAVAIGRTFASMKDYQVDGNKEMIALGTMNVVGSMTSCYIATGSFSRSAVNFMAGCQTAVSNIVMSLVVFLTLKFLTPLFEYTPNAILSSIIISAVIGLIDYEAAILIWKIDKFDFVACMGAFFGVVFASVEIGLLIAVSISFAKILLQVTRPRTAILGRIPMTSVYRNIQQYPEAAKVPGVLIVRVDSAIYFSNSNYTKERILRWLTEEEDKLKATYQQRVQFLIIEMSPVTDIDTSGIHAFQELYNSLTKRDVQLVLANPGQLVLDKLYSSGFPHLIGEDKIFLTVADAVLTCSPKIVQEV; this is translated from the exons ATGGCTCATGAACGCAAAGATCTTGAAACGAATGACGATAACACAAGAACTTTAGCGTCTTCTGAGAGTCAAAGACAGAATGTACCGTACGTTTATAAAGTTGGAATTCCACCAAAACAAGATCTTCTGAAAGAATTTAAAAATACCGTGAAAGAAACGCTTTTTTCAGATGATCCTTTACGCCCATTTAAACATCAACCCAAATCGAAACAAGTAATGCTCGGCCTTCAAGCGATATTCCCGATTCTTGAATGGGGTAGAAGTTATAATCTCGTAAAGTTTAGAGGAGACCTGATATCTGGGCTCACCATTGCAAGCCTTTGTATTCCTCAG GACATTGGGTACTCCAAGCTTGCACTTTTACCTCCCCAATATGGACTAT ATTCGAGCTTTGTACCTCCTTTGATCTATGCTTTTATGGGTAGTTCACGAGATATAGCGATAGGACCAGTTGCAGTGGTGTCTCTTTTATTAGGGACACTTCTTCAGAATGAGTTCGATTCGGTGACCGAAGCAGATGAATATCGTAGGCTTGCTTTTACAGCTACGTTTTTTGCCGGGATTACTCAAGCTACTCTTGGAATTCTCAG ATTGGGATTCCTAATTGACTTTCTATCCCATGCTGCTGTTGTCGGTTTTATGGGGGGAGCTGCAATCACCATTGCCCTTCAACAACTCAAGGGTTTTCTTGGCATCAAACATTTTACAAAGAAAACTGATGTTATTTCCGTAATGAAATCGGTTTTCGGCTCCATCGATCACGGG TGGAACTGGCAGACAATAGTAATCGGATCAAGTTTTTTAGCATTTCTTCTATCCACTAAGTACCTT GCGAGGAAGAATAAGAAACTCTTTTGGGTGTCTGCAATTGCTCCGTTAATATCCGTTATCTTTTCTACTTTTTTCGTGTATATCTCTCATGCGGATAAGGAAGGTGTTGCAATT GTGAAACATATAGAGAAAGGAATCAACCCTCCATCTGTAAATGAGATTTATTTTTCGGGTCAAAATCTTCTAAAAGGATTTAGGATCGGTATTGTGGCCGGTATGATAGCGTTAACG GAAGCCGTTGCAATCGGAAGAACATTCGCTTCAATGAAGGACTACCAAGTTGACGGGAACAAAGAGATGATAGCATTGGGAACCATGAACGTCGTAGGCTCAATGACTTCTTGCTACATCGCAAcag GCTCGTTTTCACGTTCGGCTGTAAATTTTATGGCGGGATGTCAAACGGCAGTTTCTAACATAGTGATGTCGTTGGTTGTTTTCCTAACTTTAAAATTCTTGACACCTCTTTTCGAGTACACCCCGAATGCAATCCTTTCTTCTATTATTATATCTGCTGTAATTGGTTTAATCGACTACGAAGCAGCAATATTAATATGGAAGATTGATAAATTCGACTTCGTTGCTTGTATGGGCGCTTTTTTTGGTGTGGTGTTTGCATCAGTTGAAATCGGTCTTTTAATTGCT GTCTCGATATCGTTCGCCAAGATCCTACTTCAAGTTACGAGACCAAGAACTGCTATTTTAGGACGAATTCCAATGACGAGTGTTTATAGGAACATCCAACAATATCCCGAGGCAGCTAAAGTTCCCGGGGTTCTAATTGTGAGGGTCGATTCCGCAATTTACTTCTCTAACTCTAACTACACTAAAGAAAG AATATTGAGATGGCTAACTGAGGAAGAAGATAAACTAAAAGCTACATATCAACAAAGAGTTCAATTCTTAATTATTGAGATGTCTC CTGTTACTGACATTGATACAAGTGGAATACATGCATTTCAAGAGTTATACAACAGTTTAACTAAAAGAGACGTTCAG